The following are encoded together in the Buteo buteo chromosome 24, bButBut1.hap1.1, whole genome shotgun sequence genome:
- the MFAP3 gene encoding microfibril-associated glycoprotein 3 codes for MKLSYCLLILTVSADLSIGFTPENVAFNRTVALGSFNASLHTVSQALVSSPAHHDIIAKEGTSILIECRLNISQYEYILWYNSRGHLLEQKDEGGRWRIADNSLNITKVNFADRGRYTCAGVNHNDTLYYTVTLRVIFTSGDMSIYYMIVCLVAFAITLVLNITRLCMMSSHLRKTEKAINEFFRTEGAEKLQKAFEIAKRIPIITSAKTLELAKVTQFKTMEFARYIEELARSIPLPPLILNCRAFMEEIFEAVRVDDPDEVGEEEKQTQTCGTQAAIYPINPEIKRSDSPAGDSDDGSMNEQGQEIAVQVSIHPQSEVQSIDTVSHDSCQFAPSEEGTC; via the exons ATGAAGCTCAGCTATTGCCTGTTAATTTTGACTGTTAGTGCTGATCTTTCTATTGGTTTTACACCAGAAAATGTAGCTTTTAACAGGACAGTTGCTTTGGGGTCTTTCAATGCATCTCTTCATACAGTGTCTCAAGCTTTAGTAAGTTCTCCAGCACACCATGATATCATAGCCAAAGAGGGGACCAGTATTTTAATTGAATGTAGACTGAACATCAGCCAGTATGAATATATTCTTTGGTATAACTCCAGAGGACACCTGCTTGAACAGAAAGATGAAG GTGGCCGGTGGAGGATTGCCGATAATTCCCTTAACATCACAAAGGTCAACTTTGCTGACCGGGGGCGATATACATGTGCAGGTGTTAATCATAATGACACCTTGTATTACACAGTCACCCTGAGGGTTATCTTCACCTCAGGAGACATGAGTATTTACTACATGATTGTGTGCCTCGTTGCCTTTGCTATCACCCTCGTTTTAAACATAACCCGTCTGTGCATGATGAGCAGTCACCTCCGCAAAACAGAGAAGGCTATCAATGAATTCTTCAGGACGGAAGGGGCTGAGAAGCTTCAGAAGGCTTTTGAGATAGCCAAGCGTATCCCTATCATTACATCTGCCAAAACACTAGAGTTGGCCAAAGTCACTCAGTTTAAGACCATGGAGTTTGCTCGGTACATTGAAGAGCTTGCCAGAAGCATTCCCCTTCCACCTCTGATCCTTAACTGCCGGGCGTTCATGGAGGAGATCTTTGAGGCTGTACGAGTTGATGATCCCGATGAAgttggagaggaggaaaaacagacCCAAACCTGCGGTACCCAAGCTGCGATATACCCCATCAACCCAGAGATCAAGCGCAGCGATTCACCAGCTGGGGATTCAGACGATGGGTCCATGAATGAGCAAGGTCAAGAGATAGCCGTTCAGGTGTCCATTCACCCACAGTCAGAAGTGCAGAGCATTGACACTGTTTCTCACGACAGCTGCCAGTTTGCGCCTTCTGAGGAAGGCACCTGCTGA